The following are encoded together in the Bradyrhizobium sp. CCGUVB1N3 genome:
- the xylB gene encoding xylulokinase, which produces MYLGIDLGTSAVKTVLVDDTQRVIASASRSLATASPCAGYSEQDPRQWVEAVFATLDELKADHPHELAAVEGIGLSGQMHGATLLDANLKPLRPCILWNDGRSAAECRQLEERWPALRATTGNKAMPGFTAPKLLWIAANEPEIFAATRLVLLPKAYLRLILSGEAIEDVSDASGSLWLDVARRDWSDDGLAATGLSRTHMPRLVEGCAPSARLTRELSERWGMVKRPMIAGGAGDNPAGAVGIGAIRPGTAFISLGTSGALLTPTDRIAANPDRVVHTFAHAIPAMWIQAGAILSAASCLAWIARLLGAPEAELLAPLGARPQAPSPISFLPYLAGERTPHDDPNVRGMLDGLSHGTDRTAIVQAVLEGVAFALADCRDALAAAGLAVAEADAIGGGSRSAFWLTVLANVLNVPIHRFAAGETGAAFGAARLGRLAVTGEAIAAVCTPPRRVETFEPERALADAYAARLPAWRKLYRPRH; this is translated from the coding sequence ATGTATCTCGGCATCGATCTCGGCACCTCGGCGGTCAAGACCGTCCTCGTCGACGACACCCAGCGCGTGATCGCGAGCGCGAGCCGGTCGCTCGCGACGGCCTCGCCGTGCGCCGGCTATTCCGAGCAGGATCCGCGGCAGTGGGTCGAGGCGGTGTTTGCGACGCTGGATGAGCTGAAGGCGGATCATCCGCACGAGCTGGCCGCCGTCGAGGGTATCGGCCTGTCCGGCCAGATGCACGGCGCCACGCTGCTCGACGCGAATCTCAAGCCGCTCCGTCCCTGCATTCTCTGGAATGATGGCCGCTCTGCGGCCGAGTGCCGTCAACTTGAAGAGCGCTGGCCGGCCTTGCGTGCCACGACCGGCAACAAGGCGATGCCCGGCTTCACCGCGCCGAAGCTTTTGTGGATCGCGGCGAACGAGCCCGAGATCTTTGCGGCGACAAGACTCGTGCTGCTGCCGAAGGCCTATTTGCGCCTGATCTTGTCGGGCGAAGCGATCGAGGATGTCTCCGACGCCTCGGGATCGCTATGGCTCGACGTCGCGCGGCGCGACTGGTCGGATGACGGCCTTGCCGCGACCGGCCTGTCGCGCACGCACATGCCGCGGCTAGTCGAAGGCTGTGCGCCGTCGGCGCGGCTGACGCGCGAGCTCAGCGAACGCTGGGGCATGGTGAAACGGCCGATGATCGCGGGTGGCGCCGGCGACAACCCGGCCGGTGCCGTCGGCATCGGCGCGATCCGTCCGGGAACCGCGTTCATCTCGCTCGGGACATCGGGCGCGCTGTTGACGCCAACCGACAGGATTGCCGCGAACCCGGATCGCGTCGTGCACACCTTCGCGCATGCGATCCCTGCAATGTGGATTCAAGCCGGCGCGATCCTCTCGGCCGCGTCCTGCCTCGCCTGGATCGCGCGGCTGCTTGGCGCCCCGGAAGCCGAATTGCTGGCGCCGCTCGGTGCGCGCCCGCAGGCGCCGTCGCCCATAAGCTTCCTGCCTTATCTTGCCGGTGAGCGGACGCCGCATGACGACCCCAATGTGCGCGGCATGCTCGATGGCCTGAGCCATGGCACCGATCGCACCGCGATTGTGCAGGCCGTGCTCGAAGGCGTTGCGTTTGCGCTGGCCGATTGCCGCGATGCGCTCGCGGCCGCCGGCCTTGCCGTCGCGGAGGCCGACGCGATCGGTGGCGGGTCGCGTTCCGCGTTCTGGCTCACTGTGCTGGCAAACGTGCTGAACGTGCCGATCCACCGCTTTGCAGCCGGCGAGACCGGTGCCGCGTTCGGTGCGGCGAGATTGGGGCGCCTTGCTGTCACGGGCGAGGCGATCGCAGCCGTCTGCACGCCGCCGCGGCGCGTCGAGACTTTTGAGCCCGAGCGCGCGCTCGCCGATGCCTATGCCGCGCGGCTTCCCGCATGGCGCAAACTGTACCGGCCGCGCCATTAG
- a CDS encoding extracellular solute-binding protein: MQPNRRTVLKGAASAAALGTSGALGTFSELALAQANLRAQITQIPGVGKGAPTDADWQKVGELCLGPTKASIKEGEFKGVELSFMGLNNQNLHNLLFRGFLKPWEAYTGAKISWIDLAQADYNPRLQQAIATGTVDFDILEMGAPFEGDVCGKGLASEMPDWVKKQIDIDDYVDYLKPPVGTWNGKTYRVTIDGDCHNFNYRTDVFSDPALAKAWKDAGNASEWGVPKTWQQVQAVTKFLKGKKIKNQNAFGYLDAPKPWGGFGFYFLGSRASAYAKHPDDKAWLFDIDTMKPRINNPAWVRAIQDVIDALPFEPADQLNADPNTTGFQQFLAGIGSMIPWWGDIGQVAKASDTSVIGDIVGFDILPGSDDVYNSKTGQWDKLASGPNHAPNCAYLGWGVYVMARVNGDEKKHKAAWSAAAHLGGKDLSLWMVMYPSGFQAHRASHFQYDEWVAAGYDKKYITSYLNSQLASYNHPNRAVEPRIPGIFQYYSIAEDELTKIFAGKVDAQTGANNIAAAWEKLTDQIGRERQIGLYKASLGV, encoded by the coding sequence ATGCAGCCGAACCGGCGCACCGTGCTGAAAGGCGCGGCAAGCGCTGCAGCATTGGGCACGAGCGGCGCGCTCGGCACATTCTCGGAGCTCGCGCTCGCGCAAGCCAATCTGCGCGCGCAGATCACGCAAATCCCGGGCGTCGGCAAAGGCGCCCCGACGGATGCCGACTGGCAGAAGGTCGGCGAGCTCTGCCTCGGGCCGACCAAGGCGAGCATCAAGGAAGGCGAGTTCAAGGGTGTCGAGCTCTCCTTCATGGGACTCAACAATCAGAACCTGCACAACCTGCTTTTCCGTGGCTTCCTCAAGCCGTGGGAGGCCTATACCGGCGCGAAAATCTCCTGGATCGATCTCGCGCAGGCCGACTACAACCCGCGCTTGCAGCAGGCGATCGCAACCGGCACGGTCGACTTCGACATCCTCGAGATGGGAGCGCCCTTCGAGGGCGACGTCTGCGGCAAGGGGTTGGCCTCCGAGATGCCGGACTGGGTCAAGAAGCAGATCGATATCGATGACTATGTCGACTATCTGAAGCCACCGGTCGGAACCTGGAACGGCAAGACCTATCGCGTCACCATCGATGGCGACTGCCACAACTTCAACTACCGCACCGACGTGTTCTCCGACCCTGCCCTCGCCAAGGCCTGGAAGGACGCCGGCAATGCCAGCGAATGGGGCGTGCCGAAGACCTGGCAGCAGGTCCAGGCGGTGACCAAATTCCTCAAGGGCAAGAAGATCAAGAACCAGAACGCGTTCGGCTATCTCGACGCGCCAAAGCCCTGGGGCGGATTCGGCTTCTATTTCCTCGGCAGCCGCGCCTCGGCCTATGCCAAGCATCCCGACGACAAGGCCTGGCTGTTCGACATCGACACGATGAAGCCGCGCATCAACAATCCGGCCTGGGTGCGCGCCATCCAGGACGTGATCGACGCGCTGCCGTTCGAGCCGGCCGATCAACTCAACGCCGATCCGAACACCACCGGCTTCCAGCAGTTCCTGGCCGGCATCGGCTCGATGATCCCCTGGTGGGGCGACATCGGCCAGGTGGCGAAGGCGAGCGACACCTCGGTGATCGGCGATATCGTCGGCTTCGACATCCTGCCGGGCTCGGACGACGTCTACAATTCGAAGACCGGGCAATGGGACAAGCTCGCGAGCGGGCCGAACCATGCGCCCAACTGCGCCTATCTCGGCTGGGGCGTCTATGTGATGGCCCGCGTCAATGGCGACGAGAAGAAGCACAAGGCGGCCTGGAGCGCTGCCGCGCATCTCGGCGGCAAGGATCTGTCGCTCTGGATGGTGATGTATCCGTCGGGCTTCCAGGCTCACCGCGCCAGCCACTTCCAGTACGATGAGTGGGTCGCAGCGGGCTATGACAAGAAGTACATCACCTCTTACCTGAACTCGCAGCTCGCCTCCTACAATCACCCCAACCGGGCGGTCGAGCCGCGCATCCCCGGCATCTTCCAGTACTACAGCATCGCGGAAGACGAGCTGACGAAGATTTTCGCCGGCAAGGTCGACGCACAGACCGGGGCGAACAACATCGCCGCCGCCTGGGAGAAGCTGACCGACCAGATCGGCCGCGAACGGCAGATCGGGCTCTATAAGGCCTCGCTCGGCGTGTAG
- a CDS encoding carbohydrate ABC transporter permease, producing the protein MQNSVPVSDDLHHQPATKRAPRSRKAAGRALVLLASLGFLLVVFIQVLHTTGTISAGFSDWRPILIAYLVWAVAFGVGQVLTRGERGQRALFLLPAVFFTVAVVIFPTIFGIYIASLDWNLSSIEGPRFSGFDNLKGMLNDTYYWNALGNMVFYTVAVLGEYAIAFGLALLLSAEIRARKFFRVVFLLPMMLSPVAVSWMIGKSLLEYRFGPAATLARYLGWDNPAFFASPWMARLSIQAMDAWVSIPFIMIILLAGLQAMPKEVQEAAKVDGANGWQSFWHVTFPIMLPVSITVLIIRIIFKLKLADIVINVTAGGPGGATDTVSSFIYRVYRDRSNVGYGTALAMVYLLLIIVLLTLMLRLSKRWTQKVE; encoded by the coding sequence ATGCAGAATTCCGTACCCGTGAGCGACGACCTGCACCACCAGCCGGCGACGAAGCGCGCGCCCCGCAGCAGGAAGGCCGCCGGCCGCGCGCTTGTTCTGCTGGCCTCGCTCGGCTTCCTGCTTGTCGTCTTCATTCAGGTCTTGCACACGACCGGCACAATTTCCGCCGGATTTTCCGATTGGCGGCCGATCCTCATCGCCTATCTCGTCTGGGCCGTTGCATTTGGTGTCGGACAAGTTTTGACCCGCGGCGAGCGTGGCCAGCGAGCACTGTTTTTGCTACCGGCTGTGTTCTTCACCGTCGCCGTCGTGATCTTCCCGACGATCTTCGGCATCTACATCGCCTCACTCGACTGGAATCTCAGCTCGATCGAGGGCCCGCGCTTTTCCGGCTTCGACAATCTGAAGGGAATGCTGAACGACACCTATTACTGGAATGCGCTCGGCAACATGGTCTTCTACACCGTCGCGGTGCTCGGCGAATACGCGATCGCGTTCGGACTGGCGCTGCTGCTCAGCGCCGAGATCCGCGCGCGAAAATTCTTCCGCGTGGTCTTTCTGCTGCCGATGATGCTCAGCCCCGTCGCCGTGAGCTGGATGATCGGCAAGTCGCTGCTGGAATACCGCTTCGGTCCGGCGGCGACGCTGGCGCGCTATCTCGGCTGGGACAACCCGGCATTCTTCGCCTCGCCCTGGATGGCTCGACTGAGCATCCAGGCGATGGACGCCTGGGTCTCGATCCCCTTCATCATGATCATCCTGCTCGCAGGCCTGCAGGCGATGCCGAAGGAGGTGCAGGAAGCGGCCAAGGTCGACGGCGCGAACGGCTGGCAGTCGTTCTGGCACGTCACCTTCCCGATCATGCTACCGGTCAGCATCACGGTCCTGATCATCCGTATCATCTTCAAGCTGAAGCTCGCCGACATCGTGATCAACGTGACGGCCGGCGGCCCCGGTGGCGCCACTGACACGGTGTCGAGCTTCATCTACCGCGTCTACCGCGACCGCTCGAACGTCGGATACGGCACGGCGCTCGCCATGGTCTATCTGCTGCTGATCATCGTGCTGCTGACGCTGATGTTGCGCCTGTCGAAGCGCTGGACGCAGAAGGTCGAATAG
- a CDS encoding RbsD/FucU family protein — protein MLKSIDPFLNADVLHALRAMGHGDDLVLCDTNFPADSVARQTVLGRLLRIDNVSASRAARAILSVLPLDSFVDKPALRMEMVGQPNEIPAVQAEVQAEIDAAERRPLPLGSIERFAFYELAKKSYCVIQTGERRFYGCFIFKKGVIPPDAA, from the coding sequence ATGCTGAAATCGATCGACCCTTTTTTGAATGCCGATGTGCTTCATGCGTTGCGTGCCATGGGGCACGGCGACGATCTCGTGCTCTGCGACACCAATTTTCCGGCCGACTCCGTGGCGCGCCAGACCGTGCTGGGACGGCTCCTGCGGATCGACAATGTCAGCGCAAGCCGGGCCGCGCGCGCGATCCTCTCCGTGCTGCCGCTCGACAGTTTTGTCGACAAGCCGGCGCTGCGGATGGAGATGGTGGGGCAGCCGAACGAAATTCCCGCGGTACAGGCGGAAGTTCAGGCCGAGATCGACGCCGCGGAGCGCCGCCCGCTTCCGCTCGGATCGATCGAGCGCTTCGCCTTCTACGAGCTTGCCAAAAAATCCTATTGCGTGATCCAGACCGGGGAGCGGCGCTTTTACGGCTGCTTCATCTTCAAGAAGGGCGTCATCCCGCCCGATGCCGCTTGA
- a CDS encoding ABC transporter substrate-binding protein — protein sequence MLKTISLTSAAVALALSSAPLQAKELKSIGVSLGSLGNPFFVALSKGAEFEAKKTNPNVKVTTVGFEYDLGKQVTQIDNFIAAGVDLILLNPGDPKAIGPAIKKAQAAGIIVVAVDTAAEGADATVTTNNVQAGEISCQYIVDKLGGKGEVIIENGPQVSAVIDRVNGCKSVFGKNPGIKVLSSDQDGKGSREGGLTVAQGYLTRFSKIDAIFAINDPQAIGTDLAARQQSRSGIVITAVDGAPDIEAALKDPQSPQIQASASQDPFFMARRAVQVGVGILGGQKPASTVELLPSKLVTRDNVADYKGWTSDRTQ from the coding sequence ATGTTGAAGACGATCTCGCTTACCAGCGCCGCCGTGGCGCTTGCCCTGAGCTCCGCGCCGCTGCAGGCGAAGGAGCTCAAATCCATCGGCGTCTCGCTCGGTTCACTCGGCAACCCGTTCTTCGTCGCGCTGTCGAAGGGCGCCGAGTTCGAGGCCAAGAAAACCAATCCCAATGTGAAAGTCACGACCGTCGGCTTCGAATACGATCTCGGCAAGCAGGTGACCCAGATCGACAACTTCATCGCCGCCGGCGTCGACCTGATCCTCCTGAACCCCGGCGATCCCAAGGCGATCGGCCCGGCGATCAAGAAGGCGCAGGCCGCCGGCATCATCGTCGTCGCGGTCGACACCGCCGCCGAAGGCGCCGATGCCACGGTGACCACGAACAACGTCCAGGCCGGCGAGATCTCCTGCCAGTACATCGTCGACAAGCTCGGCGGTAAGGGCGAGGTGATCATCGAGAACGGCCCGCAGGTCTCGGCGGTGATCGATCGCGTGAACGGCTGCAAGAGCGTGTTCGGCAAGAACCCCGGCATCAAGGTCCTGTCCAGTGACCAGGACGGCAAGGGCTCGCGCGAAGGTGGCCTCACTGTGGCGCAGGGTTACCTGACCCGCTTCTCGAAGATCGATGCCATCTTCGCCATCAACGATCCGCAGGCGATCGGTACTGATCTGGCGGCGCGCCAGCAAAGCCGCTCCGGCATCGTCATCACCGCCGTCGACGGCGCCCCCGACATCGAGGCCGCGCTGAAAGACCCGCAGTCGCCGCAGATCCAGGCCTCGGCCTCGCAGGACCCGTTCTTCATGGCCCGCCGTGCCGTGCAGGTCGGCGTCGGCATCCTCGGTGGGCAGAAGCCCGCCTCGACCGTCGAGCTGCTGCCGTCGAAGCTCGTGACGCGTGACAACGTCGCCGACTACAAGGGCTGGACCTCGGATCGCACGCAGTAA
- a CDS encoding sugar ABC transporter ATP-binding protein — MNDPILEMRGVSKSFFGIKALRAVDLTVYAGEVHALMGENGAGKSTLMKILSGAYRPDPGGEIRIEGKPVRIEGPLGGRAAGISIIYQELSLAPNLSVAENIYLGREVSRSGLLARGDMRVGVGPILERLGADFTPSTLVAHLSMGQRQLVEIARALHARSKILIMDEPTTALSAGESERLFALVRQLRAEGLAIIYISHRMDEVYALGDRVTVLRDGRLVGSLDKSDIRADSIVRMMVGRDVSSFYKKDHDPEAGKGHPVLTATDMSDGQRVKGCSLTVHAGEVVGLAGLIGAGRTELAHLIIGAAPKVSGRVELEGRPIDIRAPGEALEAGIAYLTEDRKALGLFLDMSCQDNINLAVLGRDAKLGWFLDRDKARERADRAFAGLSIRAANAGVPAGGLSGGNQQKVLLSRLLAIGPKVLILDEPTRGVDVGAKSEIYSIIDNLAKAGTAILIISSDLPEIIGICDRVIVMRLGHVEGEIRRTATQPLTEEDIMALATGMEHLDA; from the coding sequence ATGAACGATCCGATCCTCGAGATGCGCGGGGTCTCCAAATCCTTCTTCGGCATCAAGGCGCTGCGCGCCGTTGACCTTACCGTCTATGCCGGTGAGGTCCACGCCCTGATGGGCGAGAACGGAGCCGGTAAGTCGACCCTGATGAAAATTTTATCGGGTGCCTACCGGCCCGATCCCGGCGGCGAGATCCGCATCGAGGGCAAGCCGGTACGGATCGAAGGGCCACTCGGCGGCCGCGCCGCCGGCATCTCGATCATCTATCAGGAACTGTCCTTGGCCCCCAACTTGAGCGTCGCGGAGAATATTTATCTCGGCCGCGAGGTCTCACGTTCGGGATTGCTCGCGCGCGGCGACATGCGCGTCGGTGTCGGCCCGATCCTGGAGCGGCTGGGCGCCGACTTCACCCCGTCGACGCTCGTGGCACATCTTTCCATGGGCCAGCGCCAGCTGGTCGAGATCGCCCGTGCGCTGCACGCGCGTTCCAAAATCCTGATCATGGATGAGCCGACCACCGCGCTGTCGGCCGGCGAGAGCGAGCGGCTGTTCGCGCTGGTCCGGCAACTGCGCGCCGAAGGGCTTGCCATCATCTATATCTCGCATCGCATGGACGAGGTCTACGCGCTCGGCGATCGCGTCACGGTGCTGCGTGACGGACGCCTGGTCGGCTCGCTCGACAAGTCCGACATCCGCGCCGACAGCATTGTCCGCATGATGGTCGGGCGCGACGTCTCGTCTTTCTACAAGAAGGACCACGATCCCGAGGCTGGAAAGGGGCATCCGGTGCTCACCGCGACCGATATGTCCGACGGGCAGCGCGTCAAGGGCTGCTCGCTGACCGTGCATGCGGGCGAGGTCGTGGGACTGGCCGGCCTGATCGGCGCGGGCCGTACCGAACTTGCACATCTGATCATCGGCGCCGCGCCGAAGGTTTCCGGCCGTGTCGAGCTCGAGGGCCGCCCAATCGACATCCGCGCGCCCGGCGAGGCGCTCGAGGCCGGCATCGCCTATCTCACCGAGGACCGCAAGGCGCTCGGCCTGTTCCTGGACATGTCGTGCCAGGATAACATCAACCTCGCGGTGCTTGGGCGCGACGCGAAGCTCGGCTGGTTCCTCGATCGCGACAAGGCGCGTGAGCGCGCCGACCGGGCTTTCGCGGGCTTAAGCATCCGCGCCGCAAATGCCGGCGTCCCCGCGGGCGGGCTGTCCGGCGGTAACCAGCAGAAGGTGCTGCTCTCGCGGCTGCTTGCAATCGGACCGAAGGTCCTGATCCTCGACGAGCCGACGCGCGGCGTCGACGTCGGGGCCAAGTCCGAAATCTATTCGATCATCGACAACCTCGCAAAGGCTGGCACAGCGATCCTCATCATCTCGTCCGATCTGCCCGAGATTATCGGCATCTGCGACCGCGTCATCGTGATGCGCCTGGGGCACGTCGAAGGCGAGATCAGGCGAACTGCGACACAGCCGCTGACCGAGGAGGATATCATGGCACTTGCCACGGGGATGGAGCACCTCGATGCCTGA
- a CDS encoding ribose ABC transporter permease, whose protein sequence is MPDQGSSPAKAATANGLAAAQETKRQRVRLLIQAAGMLPVLLLLCAGFHYLSDGRFFTGQNLGIVLQQAAVNTVLAAGMTFVILTGGIDLSVGSILAASAMAGLTLSKLPELGALWLPAAVLTGLGFGVVNGALIALLRLPPFIVTLGSLTAVRGLARLLGADTTVFNPSIPYAFIGNGSLTLIPGVISIPWLSVIALLVILVSWLVLRRTVLGVHIYAVGGNESAARLAGIKVWAVLIFVYGVSGLFAGLGGAMQAARLYAANGLQLGQSYELDAITAVILGGTSFVGGIGSIWGTLVGALIIAALSNGLILVGVSDIWQYVIKGLVIIGAVALDRYRLQGSART, encoded by the coding sequence ATGCCTGATCAGGGATCTTCACCAGCAAAGGCGGCCACGGCAAACGGACTTGCCGCTGCCCAGGAGACGAAACGCCAGCGGGTCAGGCTCCTGATCCAGGCGGCCGGCATGCTGCCGGTGCTGCTGCTCCTGTGCGCCGGCTTTCATTACCTGTCGGACGGCCGTTTCTTCACCGGCCAAAATCTCGGCATCGTTCTGCAACAGGCTGCCGTCAATACCGTGCTCGCCGCGGGCATGACCTTCGTCATCCTTACCGGCGGCATCGACCTGTCGGTCGGCTCGATCCTGGCGGCGTCCGCGATGGCCGGGTTGACGCTGTCAAAGCTGCCCGAGCTCGGGGCGCTGTGGCTACCGGCCGCCGTCCTCACCGGCCTCGGCTTCGGTGTCGTCAATGGTGCGCTGATCGCGTTGCTGCGGCTGCCGCCCTTCATCGTTACGCTCGGCTCGCTCACCGCCGTGCGCGGTCTGGCGCGCTTGCTCGGCGCCGACACCACCGTGTTCAACCCTTCGATTCCCTATGCATTCATCGGCAACGGCTCGCTCACTCTCATTCCCGGCGTGATCTCGATTCCGTGGCTGTCTGTGATCGCGCTGCTCGTGATCCTCGTTTCCTGGCTGGTGCTGCGCCGGACCGTGCTCGGCGTGCACATCTACGCGGTCGGCGGCAATGAAAGCGCTGCGCGGCTTGCCGGCATCAAGGTCTGGGCGGTGCTGATCTTCGTCTATGGCGTGTCAGGACTGTTTGCCGGCCTCGGCGGCGCGATGCAGGCGGCGCGACTCTACGCGGCCAACGGATTACAGCTCGGACAAAGCTACGAGCTCGATGCGATCACCGCCGTGATCCTGGGCGGCACATCCTTCGTCGGCGGCATCGGCTCGATCTGGGGAACGCTGGTCGGCGCGCTGATCATCGCCGCGCTGTCGAATGGCCTGATCCTGGTCGGCGTATCCGATATTTGGCAATACGTCATCAAGGGACTGGTGATCATCGGCGCCGTCGCGCTCGATCGTTACCGCCTGCAAGGCTCGGCGCGCACCTGA
- a CDS encoding carbohydrate ABC transporter permease, with the protein MLGRTLIYAALLLWTFICLFPIYWTVTTSFKSAVDVTQAHLIPWVDFQPDWKGWRSLGLSPDTLFGTSTARSEFMNRFVNSIITSVGASLLALVLGSLAAYGLSRFRYKFAWMRNDDILFFFMSQLILPPVVLALPFLVLYKALALLDTTFGLILLYTLTVLPIVIWIMRDQFNAIPIELDEAAFVDGLSTWGAFLRIILPLAVPGMVAAFILSLVLCWNEYFFAALLTSTDAKTLPVMVASQTGSQGINWWSMAALSTAAIAPLVVVGIFLERYIVSGLTTGAGK; encoded by the coding sequence ATGCTGGGCCGCACGCTGATCTACGCCGCATTGCTGCTCTGGACCTTCATCTGCCTGTTTCCGATCTACTGGACCGTGACGACCTCGTTCAAATCGGCGGTCGATGTGACGCAGGCGCACCTGATCCCCTGGGTCGATTTCCAGCCGGACTGGAAAGGCTGGCGCTCGCTCGGCCTGTCGCCCGATACGCTGTTCGGGACCTCGACCGCGCGTTCCGAATTCATGAACCGGTTCGTCAACAGCATCATCACTTCGGTCGGCGCATCGCTGCTCGCGCTCGTGCTCGGATCGCTCGCTGCCTACGGCTTGAGCCGCTTCCGCTACAAATTCGCGTGGATGCGCAATGACGACATCCTGTTCTTCTTCATGTCGCAGCTGATCCTGCCGCCGGTCGTGCTCGCGCTGCCGTTCCTCGTGCTCTACAAGGCGCTGGCACTGCTCGACACGACGTTTGGCCTGATCCTGCTCTACACGCTGACGGTGCTGCCGATCGTCATCTGGATCATGCGCGACCAGTTCAACGCAATTCCGATCGAGCTCGATGAGGCCGCCTTCGTGGACGGGCTGTCGACCTGGGGCGCGTTCCTGCGGATCATCCTGCCGCTCGCAGTGCCCGGCATGGTCGCGGCGTTCATCCTCTCGCTGGTATTGTGCTGGAACGAATATTTCTTTGCCGCCCTCCTCACCAGCACCGACGCAAAGACGCTGCCGGTGATGGTGGCGAGCCAGACCGGCTCGCAGGGCATCAACTGGTGGTCGATGGCCGCGCTGTCGACGGCGGCGATCGCGCCGCTCGTCGTGGTCGGCATCTTCCTCGAGCGCTACATCGTCAGCGGCCTGACGACGGGCGCCGGAAAATAG
- a CDS encoding SDR family oxidoreductase: MQQSDRSTSFASRLVGQYALVTGASQGIGRAIAVRFAQEGATVAINYLEHRADAEQTLALAQAASRGHGDRDHLVVQANVGVEADIARMFDSILSRWPRLDCLVNNAGFQKESPSEALDIEAYRRIIDVNLNGAVLCAQKALAHFVSREGGGTIVNCSSVHQIVPKPGYLAYSISKGGMANLTRTLALEFAGRGIRVNAVGPGAIDTPINAAWTGDVTKREGVESHIPLGRVGTAEEIAAVFAFLASDESSYITGQTIYACGGITLFGEFRENWAS; the protein is encoded by the coding sequence ATGCAGCAATCCGATCGATCGACCTCGTTCGCATCCCGCCTCGTCGGGCAATACGCACTCGTGACCGGCGCGTCCCAAGGGATCGGGCGCGCGATCGCCGTTCGCTTCGCGCAGGAGGGGGCAACCGTCGCCATCAATTACCTTGAGCACCGTGCGGATGCAGAGCAAACGCTGGCACTGGCGCAAGCCGCCTCGCGCGGGCATGGTGATCGGGACCACCTCGTCGTTCAGGCCAATGTCGGCGTCGAGGCTGACATCGCGCGAATGTTCGATTCAATTCTGTCGCGCTGGCCGCGGCTCGATTGCCTGGTCAACAATGCCGGCTTCCAGAAGGAATCGCCGAGCGAGGCGCTCGACATCGAGGCCTATCGCCGCATCATCGACGTCAATCTCAACGGCGCCGTGCTCTGCGCGCAGAAGGCGCTGGCGCATTTCGTCAGCCGCGAGGGCGGCGGCACCATCGTCAATTGCTCGAGCGTGCACCAGATCGTCCCGAAACCCGGCTATCTCGCCTATTCGATCAGCAAGGGCGGCATGGCGAACCTGACGCGCACGCTGGCGCTCGAATTCGCCGGACGCGGCATTCGCGTCAACGCCGTGGGGCCGGGCGCGATCGACACGCCGATCAACGCAGCCTGGACCGGGGATGTGACGAAACGCGAAGGGGTCGAGAGCCACATTCCGCTCGGCCGGGTCGGAACGGCCGAAGAGATCGCCGCGGTGTTCGCCTTTCTTGCCTCGGACGAGTCGAGCTACATCACCGGTCAGACCATCTATGCCTGCGGAGGTATTACGCTGTTCGGTGAATTCCGCGAGAACTGGGCGAGCTGA